In Lautropia mirabilis, one DNA window encodes the following:
- the infA gene encoding translation initiation factor IF-1: MSKEDVIQMQGEVLENLPNATFRVKLENGHVVLGHISGKMRMHYIRILPGDKVTVELTPYDLSRARIVFRAK, from the coding sequence ATGTCGAAGGAAGATGTCATCCAGATGCAGGGCGAGGTGTTGGAGAACCTTCCCAACGCCACGTTCCGCGTCAAGCTGGAGAATGGTCATGTGGTCCTTGGCCACATTTCCGGGAAAATGCGGATGCACTACATCCGGATCCTGCCTGGAGACAAGGTGACGGTCGAGCTGACGCCTTACGATCTTTCCAGGGCGCGTATCGTCTTTCGCGCGAAGTAA
- the rpsK gene encoding 30S ribosomal protein S11, with protein sequence MARNPTAQQVAASQRARKKVKKNVSDGIAHVHASFNNTIITITDRQGNTLSWATSGGAGFRGSRKSTPFAAQVAAEAAGRVAIEYGIKNLDVRIKGPGPGRDSSVRALNALGIKILSISDVTPVPHNGCRPPKKRRI encoded by the coding sequence ATGGCACGTAATCCTACAGCGCAGCAGGTTGCGGCTTCCCAGCGCGCCCGCAAGAAAGTCAAGAAGAACGTTTCCGACGGCATCGCGCACGTCCACGCGTCCTTCAACAACACGATCATCACGATCACCGATCGCCAGGGCAACACGCTGTCGTGGGCCACTTCCGGGGGCGCCGGTTTCCGGGGTTCGCGCAAGTCCACGCCGTTTGCAGCCCAGGTGGCGGCTGAAGCCGCCGGCCGGGTCGCCATCGAGTATGGCATCAAGAACCTGGACGTCCGGATCAAGGGCCCTGGCCCTGGCCGTGACTCCTCCGTCCGCGCACTGAACGCGCTGGGCATCAAGATCCTGTCGATCTCGGACGTGACCCCGGTGCCGCACAACGGCTGCCGTCCGCCCAAGAAACGCCGTATCTGA
- the rpsD gene encoding 30S ribosomal protein S4 → MARYTGPKAKLSRREGTDLFLKSARRSLDSKAKADTKPGQHGRTSGQRTSDYGLQLREKQKVKRMYGVLERQFRRYFAEASRKRGNTGELLLQLLESRLDNVVYRMGLASTRAEARQLVSHRAILVNGAILNVPSAAIKPNDVISVKESAKKQARIVDALNLAEQHNFPSWVSVDKNKMEGVFKAYPDRSEIAADVNESLIVELYSR, encoded by the coding sequence GTGGCACGTTATACCGGACCGAAGGCGAAACTCTCTCGCCGCGAAGGCACCGATCTCTTCCTGAAGAGCGCTCGTCGCTCCCTCGACTCCAAGGCCAAGGCCGACACCAAGCCTGGACAGCATGGTCGCACCAGCGGCCAGCGCACCAGCGACTATGGCCTGCAGCTGCGTGAGAAGCAGAAAGTCAAGCGCATGTACGGCGTCCTGGAGCGCCAGTTCCGTCGCTACTTCGCCGAAGCTTCCCGCAAGCGCGGCAACACCGGCGAGCTGCTGCTGCAGCTGCTGGAATCCCGTCTCGACAACGTCGTCTACCGCATGGGTCTGGCTTCCACCCGCGCCGAGGCACGTCAGCTGGTCTCGCACCGCGCCATCCTGGTCAACGGTGCCATCCTGAACGTCCCCTCCGCCGCCATCAAGCCCAACGACGTCATCTCCGTCAAGGAATCCGCCAAGAAGCAGGCCCGGATCGTCGACGCGCTGAACCTGGCTGAACAGCACAACTTCCCGTCCTGGGTCTCCGTGGACAAGAACAAGATGGAAGGTGTCTTCAAGGCCTACCCGGATCGGTCCGAGATCGCTGCCGACGTCAATGAAAGCCTGATCGTCGAGCTGTACTCGCGCTGA
- the rpsS gene encoding 30S ribosomal protein S19, giving the protein MARSIKKGPFVDHHLLAKVDAVASGKDKRPIKTWSRRSTVLPEFIGLTIAVHNGKQHVPVFINENMVGHKLGEFALTRTFKGHAADKKAKR; this is encoded by the coding sequence ATGGCACGTTCAATCAAGAAGGGTCCGTTTGTCGACCATCACTTGCTGGCAAAAGTCGATGCAGTTGCATCGGGCAAGGACAAGCGCCCAATCAAAACCTGGTCGCGTCGTTCGACGGTTCTGCCTGAGTTCATTGGCCTGACCATTGCCGTCCACAACGGCAAGCAGCACGTTCCGGTGTTCATCAACGAGAACATGGTGGGTCACAAGCTGGGTGAATTCGCGCTGACTCGCACGTTCAAAGGGCACGCCGCCGACAAGAAGGCCAAGCGCTGA
- the rpsC gene encoding 30S ribosomal protein S3, whose protein sequence is MGQKIHPTGFRLAVSRNWASRWYAGNKDFAGKLAEDLQVREFLKKRLKNASVGRVLIERPAKNARITIYSARPGVVIGKKGEDIERLKVELTKMLGVPVHVNIEEIRKPEVDAQLIADSITQQLEKRIMFRRAMKRAMQNAMRLGAQGIKIMSAGRLNGAEIARTEWYREGRVPLHTLRADVDYGTSEAQTTYGIIGVKVWVYKGDTLGRGEAPETTEKEAAGNEREDRRGRRPGRPGAAPGRGRRREAGAEGADARAPGRRAPRKAAAEAAPATAEDKGDN, encoded by the coding sequence ATGGGACAGAAAATTCACCCGACCGGATTCCGGCTTGCCGTCAGCCGCAACTGGGCTTCGCGTTGGTATGCAGGTAACAAAGACTTCGCCGGCAAGCTTGCAGAAGACCTGCAAGTGCGCGAGTTCCTCAAGAAGCGCCTGAAGAACGCCTCGGTCGGCCGCGTGCTGATCGAGCGTCCTGCCAAGAACGCACGCATCACCATCTACTCGGCTCGTCCGGGCGTGGTGATCGGCAAGAAGGGCGAGGACATCGAGCGTCTGAAGGTCGAGCTGACCAAGATGCTGGGCGTGCCCGTGCACGTCAACATCGAGGAAATCCGCAAGCCTGAGGTGGATGCTCAGCTGATCGCTGATTCCATCACCCAGCAGCTGGAAAAGCGCATCATGTTCCGCCGCGCCATGAAACGCGCCATGCAGAACGCCATGCGCCTGGGTGCCCAGGGCATCAAGATCATGAGCGCCGGTCGTCTGAACGGTGCCGAGATCGCCCGTACCGAGTGGTATCGCGAAGGTCGTGTGCCCCTGCACACCCTGCGCGCCGACGTGGACTACGGCACCTCCGAAGCTCAGACCACCTACGGCATCATCGGTGTGAAGGTGTGGGTCTACAAGGGCGACACCCTGGGTCGTGGCGAAGCGCCCGAGACCACCGAGAAGGAAGCCGCCGGCAACGAGCGTGAAGACCGTCGCGGTCGCCGCCCGGGCCGTCCTGGTGCTGCCCCCGGTCGTGGTCGTCGTCGTGAGGCCGGCGCCGAAGGCGCCGATGCCCGCGCCCCTGGTCGTCGCGCGCCCCGCAAGGCTGCTGCCGAGGCAGCTCCTGCCACGGCAGAAGACAAGGGCGACAACTGA
- the rplV gene encoding 50S ribosomal protein L22, producing the protein METQAVLRGVRISAQKGRLVADQVRGKSVEAALNILNFSPKKAAKILKKVLESAIANAEHNDGADVDELRVSRVHVEKGQSLRRFSARAKGRGVRIEKQTCHIYLTVGTGKKS; encoded by the coding sequence ATGGAAACTCAAGCAGTCCTGCGCGGTGTCCGGATTTCTGCCCAGAAGGGTCGCCTGGTGGCAGACCAGGTTCGCGGAAAGTCGGTGGAAGCTGCGCTCAATATCCTGAATTTCTCGCCCAAGAAAGCGGCGAAGATTCTCAAGAAGGTGCTCGAATCGGCCATTGCCAATGCCGAGCACAACGATGGTGCAGACGTGGACGAACTCCGGGTCAGCCGGGTTCACGTCGAGAAAGGCCAGTCGCTGCGTCGCTTCTCGGCGCGCGCCAAGGGTCGTGGCGTCCGCATCGAGAAACAAACCTGCCATATCTACCTGACGGTCGGTACTGGCAAGAAGTCCTGA
- the rplP gene encoding 50S ribosomal protein L16, protein MLQPSRRKYRKEQKGRNTGLATRGASVAFGEFGLKATARGRLTARQIESARRAMTRHIKRGGRIWIRIFPDKPISQKPAEVRMGNGKGNPEYWVAEIQPGKVLYEMDGVNEALAREAFALAAAKLPLSTVFVTRQIGA, encoded by the coding sequence ATGTTGCAACCCTCCAGACGTAAATACCGGAAGGAACAGAAAGGCCGCAACACGGGTCTCGCCACCCGTGGCGCCTCCGTTGCCTTCGGTGAATTCGGCCTGAAGGCGACCGCTCGTGGTCGCCTCACGGCTCGTCAGATCGAATCGGCTCGTCGTGCCATGACGCGTCACATCAAACGGGGTGGTCGGATCTGGATCCGCATCTTCCCGGACAAGCCGATTTCCCAGAAACCTGCGGAAGTCCGTATGGGTAACGGTAAGGGCAACCCGGAATACTGGGTCGCCGAGATCCAGCCCGGCAAGGTGCTCTATGAAATGGACGGCGTGAACGAAGCGCTGGCCCGTGAAGCCTTCGCCCTGGCTGCGGCCAAGCTGCCGTTGTCCACGGTTTTCGTCACCCGTCAGATTGGCGCCTGA
- the rpmC gene encoding 50S ribosomal protein L29, with protein MKATELRTKDVAGLQQELSDLGRAHFALRMQIATQQNSNTAQLKRLRRDIARVQTVIKEKQVAAK; from the coding sequence ATGAAAGCGACAGAACTGAGAACCAAGGACGTGGCAGGTCTGCAGCAGGAGCTGAGTGATCTGGGCCGCGCGCATTTCGCGCTGCGCATGCAGATTGCCACCCAGCAGAACAGCAATACCGCCCAACTGAAGCGGCTGCGCCGCGACATTGCTCGCGTGCAGACCGTCATCAAAGAGAAGCAGGTGGCAGCCAAATGA
- the rpsQ gene encoding 30S ribosomal protein S17 has product MSDQAAVQTTNTSRTRTLTGRVTSNKMQKTVTVLVEHKVKHPVYGKYVVQSKKYHAHTDAQYNEGDIVEIQEGRPVSKTKSWYVSRLLTAAKVV; this is encoded by the coding sequence ATGAGTGATCAAGCAGCGGTGCAAACCACCAACACCTCCCGCACCCGCACCCTCACCGGCCGGGTCACCAGCAACAAGATGCAGAAGACCGTGACCGTGCTGGTCGAGCACAAGGTCAAGCATCCGGTGTACGGCAAGTACGTTGTGCAGTCCAAGAAGTACCATGCACACACCGACGCGCAGTACAACGAGGGCGACATCGTCGAGATCCAGGAAGGTCGTCCGGTCTCGAAGACCAAGTCCTGGTACGTTTCCCGTCTGCTGACCGCCGCCAAGGTGGTCTGA
- the rpmD gene encoding 50S ribosomal protein L30 — MSNEQKKTVKVKLVRSPSRTVGGHRDTVLGLGLKRMNQVRELEDTPAVRGMITKVAYLVKVVD, encoded by the coding sequence ATGAGCAACGAACAGAAGAAAACGGTCAAAGTGAAGCTGGTCCGTAGCCCCAGCCGTACGGTTGGTGGGCATCGTGACACGGTTCTCGGCCTTGGCCTGAAGCGGATGAATCAGGTCCGCGAACTGGAAGATACGCCCGCGGTGCGCGGCATGATCACCAAGGTGGCATACCTGGTCAAGGTGGTGGATTGA
- the rpsE gene encoding 30S ribosomal protein S5 has protein sequence MAKVQARGPQRGADERDDGLKEKMIGINRVTKVVKGGRILGFAALVVVGDGDGRVGMGKGKAREVPVAVQKAMDEARRKMFKVPLRSGTVPHVVEGRHGASRVYIAPAADGTGVIAGGPMRAVFEVLGVSNVVAKSHGSSNPYNMVRATLDAFRNLSTPAEIAAKRGKTVEEILG, from the coding sequence ATGGCAAAGGTTCAGGCACGTGGCCCGCAGCGCGGGGCCGATGAGCGTGATGACGGTCTGAAGGAAAAGATGATCGGCATCAACCGGGTCACCAAGGTTGTTAAAGGTGGTCGGATTCTGGGTTTTGCAGCCCTGGTCGTGGTTGGTGACGGTGATGGTCGCGTCGGCATGGGCAAGGGCAAGGCCCGCGAGGTGCCCGTGGCGGTGCAGAAAGCCATGGACGAAGCACGCCGCAAGATGTTCAAGGTGCCCCTGCGCAGCGGCACGGTTCCTCACGTCGTCGAAGGCCGTCACGGCGCTTCGCGCGTGTACATCGCTCCGGCTGCTGACGGTACCGGCGTGATTGCCGGCGGTCCGATGCGTGCCGTGTTCGAGGTGCTGGGTGTGAGCAACGTCGTGGCCAAGAGCCATGGCTCCAGCAACCCCTACAACATGGTCCGTGCAACGCTGGACGCCTTCCGTAATTTGTCGACCCCGGCCGAGATCGCTGCCAAGCGCGGCAAGACGGTCGAGGAAATCTTGGGTTGA
- the rpsH gene encoding 30S ribosomal protein S8: protein MSMSDPIADMFTRIRNAQRVEKESVVIPSSKLKVAIARVLQEEGYVEGFEVLENDGKPLLKVALKYYAGRPVIERLERVSRPGLRIYKARNDLPQVMNGLGVAIITTSQGVMTDRKARQTGIGGEVLGYVA, encoded by the coding sequence ATGAGCATGAGCGATCCGATCGCCGACATGTTCACGCGGATCCGCAACGCGCAGCGCGTCGAGAAGGAATCCGTCGTGATCCCGTCGTCCAAACTGAAGGTGGCCATCGCCCGCGTTCTGCAGGAAGAAGGCTATGTCGAGGGCTTTGAAGTCCTCGAGAACGACGGCAAGCCGCTGCTGAAAGTGGCACTGAAGTACTATGCCGGCCGTCCGGTCATCGAGCGCCTCGAGCGGGTGTCGCGTCCTGGTCTGCGGATCTACAAGGCGCGCAACGACCTGCCTCAGGTGATGAACGGCCTGGGCGTTGCCATCATCACCACGTCCCAGGGCGTGATGACCGATCGCAAGGCACGTCAGACCGGCATCGGCGGCGAAGTGCTGGGTTACGTCGCTTAA
- the rplO gene encoding 50S ribosomal protein L15, with translation MRLNDLKPAEGARHAAKRVGRGIGSGLGKTAGRGHKGQKSRSGGFHKVGFEGGQMPLQRRLPKRGFKSLQAGRVAEVRLSDLQRLEATDIDLGVLKAAGIVSQLALSAKVILAGEIKRKVSLVGVGATKGARSAIEAAGGSVQDPVAEQAAA, from the coding sequence ATGCGACTGAATGACTTGAAACCCGCAGAAGGTGCCCGGCACGCCGCCAAGCGTGTCGGTCGCGGCATCGGTTCCGGCCTGGGCAAGACGGCCGGTCGTGGCCACAAGGGCCAGAAATCCCGTTCCGGCGGCTTCCACAAGGTTGGTTTCGAAGGCGGTCAGATGCCGCTGCAGCGTCGTCTGCCCAAGCGCGGCTTCAAGTCGCTGCAGGCTGGCCGCGTTGCCGAGGTGCGCCTGTCGGACCTGCAGCGTCTGGAAGCCACCGACATCGATCTGGGCGTGCTGAAGGCCGCCGGCATCGTGTCGCAGCTGGCGCTGTCCGCCAAGGTCATCCTGGCCGGCGAGATCAAGCGCAAGGTGTCCCTGGTTGGCGTGGGTGCCACCAAGGGTGCTCGCAGCGCCATTGAGGCCGCTGGTGGCAGCGTCCAGGATCCTGTCGCTGAACAAGCTGCGGCCTGA
- the rpmJ gene encoding 50S ribosomal protein L36 has translation MKVMASVKKMCRNCKIIRRNGIVRVICVDPRHKQRQG, from the coding sequence ATGAAAGTCATGGCCAGTGTCAAGAAGATGTGCCGGAATTGCAAGATCATCAGGCGCAATGGAATTGTCCGCGTTATTTGTGTCGATCCCCGGCACAAGCAGCGTCAGGGTTGA
- the rpsN gene encoding 30S ribosomal protein S14: MAKASMIEREKKREALVKKYAAKRAALQAIIDDQSKSDEERYQARLAIQKQPRAASPTRMRKRCALTGRPRGVFRKFGLGRNKLREFAMRGEIPGLTKASW; the protein is encoded by the coding sequence ATGGCAAAGGCATCCATGATCGAGCGCGAGAAGAAGCGCGAAGCACTGGTCAAGAAGTACGCCGCCAAGCGCGCAGCACTTCAGGCCATCATCGATGATCAATCCAAATCCGACGAGGAGCGCTATCAGGCGCGTCTCGCCATCCAGAAACAACCGCGCGCTGCCAGTCCCACGCGCATGCGCAAGCGCTGCGCCCTCACGGGTCGTCCGCGCGGCGTTTTCCGCAAGTTCGGCCTGGGCCGCAACAAGCTGCGTGAATTCGCCATGCGGGGCGAGATCCCCGGGCTGACCAAAGCCAGCTGGTAA
- the rpsM gene encoding 30S ribosomal protein S13 has product MARIAGVNVPDRQHTVIGLTAIYGIGRARAQAICAAVGIEPSKKVRDLSDAEMERIRDQVGRFVVEGDLRREVSMSIKRLMDLGCYRGLRHRRGLPVRGQRTRTNARTRKGPSKAGVALKK; this is encoded by the coding sequence ATGGCACGTATTGCTGGAGTCAACGTTCCGGATCGTCAGCACACCGTCATCGGTCTGACGGCCATTTACGGCATCGGCCGGGCCCGTGCCCAGGCCATCTGCGCCGCGGTCGGTATCGAGCCTTCCAAGAAGGTCCGCGACCTGAGCGATGCCGAGATGGAGCGCATCCGTGATCAGGTTGGCCGTTTCGTCGTCGAGGGCGACCTGCGTCGCGAAGTCTCGATGTCGATCAAGCGCCTGATGGACCTGGGTTGCTACCGTGGCCTGCGCCACCGTCGTGGCCTGCCGGTCCGTGGTCAGCGTACCCGTACCAACGCACGCACCCGCAAAGGTCCGAGCAAGGCCGGCGTGGCATTGAAGAAGTAA
- the rplE gene encoding 50S ribosomal protein L5: MARLLETYREKLVPELTKRFGYKSVMEVPRITKITLNMGVGEAVADKKIMDNAVADLAKIAGQKPVVTKARKAIAGFKIREGYPIGCMVTLRGVRMYEFLDRLITVALPRVRDFRGVSGRSFDGRGNYNFGVKEQIMFPEIEYDKVDALRGLNISITTTAKTDEEAKALLSAFRFPFRN; the protein is encoded by the coding sequence ATGGCGCGTCTCTTAGAAACCTATCGTGAAAAGCTCGTTCCCGAGCTGACCAAGCGATTCGGCTACAAATCCGTGATGGAAGTGCCCCGGATCACCAAGATCACGCTGAACATGGGCGTGGGTGAAGCGGTTGCCGACAAGAAGATCATGGACAACGCCGTGGCCGACCTGGCCAAGATCGCCGGCCAGAAGCCCGTGGTTACCAAGGCCCGCAAGGCCATTGCCGGCTTCAAGATCCGGGAAGGCTATCCCATTGGCTGCATGGTCACCCTGCGTGGTGTCCGCATGTATGAGTTCCTGGATCGTCTGATCACCGTGGCCCTGCCGCGTGTGCGTGACTTCCGGGGCGTGTCCGGCCGTTCCTTCGACGGTCGCGGCAACTACAACTTCGGTGTCAAGGAACAGATCATGTTCCCCGAGATCGAGTATGACAAGGTTGACGCACTGCGTGGTCTGAACATCAGCATCACGACGACCGCAAAAACCGACGAGGAAGCCAAGGCGCTGCTGTCCGCTTTCCGGTTTCCGTTCCGCAACTGA
- the rplX gene encoding 50S ribosomal protein L24: MQKIRKGDEVIVIAGRDKGKRGTVTQRVDDRHLLVDGVNIVKKHVKPNPMRGTSGGVVDKSMPIDQSNVMLFNPTSGKGDRVGFKVLEDGRKVRVFKSNGEELKS, from the coding sequence ATGCAAAAGATTCGTAAGGGTGATGAGGTCATCGTCATCGCCGGGCGGGACAAGGGCAAGCGCGGTACCGTCACCCAGCGCGTGGACGACCGTCACCTGCTCGTCGACGGTGTCAACATCGTCAAGAAGCACGTCAAGCCGAACCCCATGCGGGGAACCAGCGGCGGCGTGGTGGACAAGTCGATGCCCATCGACCAGTCCAACGTGATGCTGTTCAACCCCACGTCCGGCAAGGGCGACCGGGTTGGATTCAAGGTTCTTGAGGATGGTCGCAAGGTCCGCGTCTTCAAGTCCAACGGCGAAGAGCTGAAGTCCTGA
- the rplF gene encoding 50S ribosomal protein L6, translating into MSRIGKMPIAVPKGAEVKLAADSITVKGPLGTLTQAINPNAQIKQEGEQLLVSPTNDSAEANAMSGTLRALVANMVNGVTKGFERRLTLVGVGFRAQAQGSNLNLSLGFSHPIVHKLPEGVKAETPSQTEIVLKGADKQKVGQVAANIRAYRPPEPYKGKGVRYSDERVTLKETKKK; encoded by the coding sequence ATGTCCCGTATCGGAAAGATGCCGATCGCCGTGCCCAAGGGTGCGGAGGTCAAGCTGGCTGCCGACAGCATTACCGTCAAGGGCCCGCTGGGCACCCTGACCCAGGCAATCAATCCCAACGCGCAGATCAAGCAGGAAGGCGAACAGCTGCTGGTCAGCCCTACCAACGACTCGGCTGAAGCCAACGCCATGTCGGGTACGCTGCGTGCGCTGGTGGCCAACATGGTCAACGGCGTCACCAAGGGCTTCGAGCGTCGCCTCACGCTGGTCGGCGTGGGCTTTCGTGCACAGGCTCAAGGCAGCAACCTCAACCTGTCGCTCGGTTTCTCGCACCCTATCGTGCATAAGCTGCCGGAAGGCGTGAAGGCGGAAACGCCCAGCCAGACGGAGATCGTGCTGAAAGGGGCCGACAAGCAGAAGGTTGGTCAGGTGGCCGCCAACATCCGTGCCTATCGTCCGCCCGAGCCCTATAAGGGCAAGGGTGTTCGCTACTCGGATGAGCGGGTCACGTTGAAAGAAACCAAGAAGAAGTAA
- the secY gene encoding preprotein translocase subunit SecY, which translates to MATNRSVQAREANKYGDLKRRLVFLLLALVVFRIGTHIPVPGINPDAMAELFGNQEGGVLGLFNLFSGGALSRFSVFALGIMPYISASIIMQLLTVVVPSLDQIKKEGEAGRRIITKYTRWATLALATFQALGISVALESQGNLVSDPGFMFRVVAVISLVTGTMFLMWLGEQITERGLGNGISLIIFSGIVSGLPGAIGGMGSLVSNGNMNPVAALIIMALVILVTAFVVFIERGQRRITINYAKRQVGNKIYQGQTSYLPLKLNMAGVIPPIFASSIILFPATLAQWFTSGDSENVAVRTLRDVAATLSPGQPVYMLLYAIAIIFFCFFYTALQYNSRDTAENLKKSGAMLPGIRPGEQTAKYIDKVLTRLTAVGALYITLVCLLPEFLILEWNVPFYFGGTSLLIIVVVTMDFMAQVQTHLMSNQYESLLKKANFKGLGSMGR; encoded by the coding sequence ATGGCAACCAATCGGTCAGTGCAGGCTCGTGAGGCCAACAAGTACGGCGACTTGAAGCGCCGTCTTGTGTTTCTGCTGCTGGCGCTCGTGGTGTTCCGCATCGGCACCCACATCCCTGTGCCCGGAATCAATCCGGACGCGATGGCGGAACTCTTCGGTAACCAGGAAGGTGGTGTCCTCGGCCTGTTCAACCTCTTCTCGGGTGGCGCGCTCAGCCGGTTCTCGGTGTTTGCGCTGGGGATCATGCCGTACATCTCGGCATCGATCATCATGCAGCTGCTGACGGTCGTGGTGCCGTCGCTCGATCAGATCAAGAAGGAAGGCGAGGCCGGTCGGCGCATCATCACCAAGTACACGCGGTGGGCTACGCTGGCACTGGCCACGTTCCAGGCACTGGGCATTTCGGTGGCGCTGGAGTCTCAGGGCAACCTGGTCTCCGACCCCGGTTTCATGTTCCGGGTGGTCGCGGTCATCTCGCTGGTTACCGGCACGATGTTCCTGATGTGGCTGGGCGAACAGATTACCGAACGGGGTCTGGGCAACGGCATCTCGCTGATCATCTTCTCCGGCATTGTGTCCGGCCTGCCTGGCGCCATTGGCGGCATGGGCTCGCTGGTCAGCAACGGCAACATGAACCCGGTGGCGGCGCTGATCATCATGGCGTTGGTCATTCTGGTGACGGCCTTCGTGGTCTTCATCGAGCGCGGTCAGCGTCGGATCACCATCAACTACGCCAAGCGTCAGGTCGGTAACAAGATCTATCAGGGGCAGACCTCCTATCTGCCGTTGAAGCTGAACATGGCCGGCGTCATCCCGCCGATCTTTGCCAGCTCCATCATCCTGTTCCCGGCCACCCTTGCGCAGTGGTTCACCTCCGGTGACAGCGAGAACGTCGCGGTCCGCACGCTGCGGGACGTGGCCGCCACGCTGTCTCCTGGTCAGCCGGTGTACATGTTGCTGTACGCCATCGCCATCATCTTCTTCTGCTTCTTCTACACGGCCCTGCAGTACAACAGCCGTGACACAGCCGAGAATCTGAAGAAAAGTGGTGCTATGCTCCCGGGCATCCGCCCTGGCGAGCAGACGGCCAAGTACATCGACAAGGTACTGACTCGGCTGACGGCCGTGGGGGCGCTCTACATCACGCTGGTCTGCCTGCTGCCCGAGTTCCTCATCCTGGAGTGGAACGTCCCGTTCTACTTCGGCGGAACCTCGCTGCTGATCATCGTGGTGGTGACGATGGACTTCATGGCACAGGTTCAGACGCACCTGATGTCCAACCAGTACGAAAGCCTGCTGAAGAAAGCAAACTTCAAGGGGCTGGGTTCGATGGGTCGCTGA
- the rplR gene encoding 50S ribosomal protein L18, producing MAFDKKASRLRRSRQTRHKISELRVNRLSVFRSNAHIYANILSPEGDRVLVSASTVEADVRAELAKKPGRGGNVSAASIVGKRVAEKALKAGIESVAFDRSGYRYHGRVRALAEAAREAGLKF from the coding sequence ATGGCATTTGACAAAAAGGCATCGCGCCTGCGGCGTTCGCGCCAGACGCGGCACAAGATCAGCGAGTTGCGCGTCAACCGCCTGTCCGTTTTCCGCAGCAATGCGCATATCTACGCCAACATCCTGTCGCCTGAGGGTGACCGGGTCCTGGTGTCGGCTTCCACGGTTGAAGCCGATGTGCGTGCCGAGCTGGCCAAGAAGCCGGGTCGTGGCGGCAACGTCAGTGCAGCGTCGATCGTCGGCAAGCGCGTGGCAGAGAAGGCACTGAAAGCTGGTATCGAATCGGTTGCGTTCGATCGCTCCGGCTATCGCTATCACGGACGGGTCCGCGCGCTGGCTGAAGCCGCACGCGAGGCCGGACTGAAGTTCTGA
- the rplN gene encoding 50S ribosomal protein L14, with protein sequence MIQMQSTLSVADNTGAREVMCIKVLGGSKRRYAGIGDIIKVSVKEAQPRGRVKKGEIYNAVVVRTAKGVRRPDGSLLRFDGNAAVLLNSKLEPIGTRIFGPVTRELRTERFMKIVSLAPEVL encoded by the coding sequence ATGATTCAGATGCAGTCGACGCTGAGTGTCGCCGACAACACGGGGGCGCGCGAGGTCATGTGTATCAAGGTGCTCGGTGGCAGCAAGCGCCGCTACGCCGGAATCGGTGACATCATCAAGGTCTCTGTCAAGGAAGCGCAGCCTCGTGGCCGCGTGAAGAAAGGCGAGATCTATAACGCGGTCGTCGTGCGTACCGCCAAGGGCGTGCGTCGCCCCGACGGCTCGCTGCTGCGTTTTGATGGCAACGCCGCCGTGCTGCTCAACAGCAAGCTTGAGCCGATCGGCACCCGTATCTTCGGGCCTGTCACGCGTGAGCTGCGTACCGAGCGGTTCATGAAAATCGTCTCGCTGGCACCGGAAGTGCTTTGA